A stretch of DNA from Sphingomonas ginkgonis:
AGCTGGTCGGTCGCCCAGAGGAGGACGTAGGCGCCGGGGAAGCGCGCGTGCAGCGTCTCGACGAAGCGGGCATAGCTCGCCTCGTAATCGGCATGCAGCGCGGCGCGGTCGGCCCAGCGCTCGCCCGCGTGCAGCGGAGTGCTGAAGTCATTGGTCCCGAGCGAGACGACGACGAGCTGCGGTCGCCAGGAGCGGTCGTCCTCGCGCCGGCCATGGTCGAACAGCGTGTAGGGGTAGGCGGCGGGCAGCGGGTCGGCGGCGAAGCCGTTGTAGTTGCGGACGACGCCGCGCCCGGAGATGGCGTTGACCCGGTAGTCGGCCGCGAACCGTCCGGCGATCCGCGGCGCGATCCCGCGCGTCGTGTCGGTGGTCTGCCACACCTGTTCCTCACTGCACTGCGAGGTCGGCGACAGGTTGCCGTAGCCGACCGTGTAGGAGTCGCCGACGAACTCGATCCGGTGCTGGCGCCGGGAGGGCAGGGACATCTGTGCCGACCGGGCCGCGTAGATCCCGCCGAACTCGGAGGCCCCCGCCTGGCTCTCGCTGGCGACGTCCACGCGGAGGCGGTGAAGGCCCCCGCCCATGCCGTCGAGCAGGCGCCAGCCTCCACCGTTCGAGACGAACGCCAGCGGCGGCGCCCCGTCAACCGTCACCCGCAGCGCGGCGCGTCCGGCACCCAGACGAAGGTAAGCGCGAGAGCCGCGAACCTCAGCTTCGAAGTATGTCCCCGGCCATTGGCGCCGCCAGCCTCCGCCGGGCACCGGCTCGGCACGACCGACCACCCGGACGGCCAGGGCGGCGATGCCGGCGGGCGGCCCAGCGGCGGGTTCGAGCGTGGCGACGGGCGCGGCAGCGGCGAGCGATGCGGCGGCGAGAAGAGCAGAGGTCAGCATGGCTGGTGATGATCCCGGACGACGCAACAAGGAGCGGGTTGCCGCCCCGCCTAGGCGCTTTTTCCACGCTGCTCCAGCAGCTCGGCGAGGCCCTACCGCCCGGCCATGCAACGGCCCGAGCGCCCGGACGTTGATTCGTTATGGACCCGGACCATTCGGATGGCGCGTCGGGCGCCTTCTTCTACGACGCGGAGGGCCGCGACCATGCGCTCGACATGCGCAACCTCGACAAGTTGCCGAAGACGGGGCCCGAGCAGCTCATCTGGTTCGACATCGATCGGTCGGACACGGCGGCGATCGCCCGCGTCGGCGAGATGCTCGCTTTGTCGCCCGAGACGATCGAGGCGATGGGCAGCGGCGATGCCGTGCCGCGGCTCGCCAGCTACGAGAAATATTTCCACTTCAGCCTGACCCGTGCCGACGTCCAGGAAAAGCCGGTCATCAACTTCGCGGTCTGCGAGCGCTGGCTGCTGACGGTGCGGGACGGGGAAGTGCCCTATTTCACCGCCTACCGCGAGCGGGACCGCGGCGAGTCGCTGATCGGACGCCTGTCTCCGCTGATGCTCGCCGGCTCGCTGATCGACTGGCATTTCGAGGGTTACCAGGAAGCGGTCGCGACGATGCAGCGCGACCTCGATCGGCTGGACTCGGCGATCCTCGGCCGGCGGCGGGCACGGCCGCCCCTGTCGGACCTGGCCCGGATGCGGCTCAACGTCGCGCGCCTGCGCCGGCGCCTCGACGGCCATCGACCGCTGGTCCACGCGCTGCTCCGGCCCGACTTCCCGCGGGTCTCGGAAGAGAAGCAGGGCGAGTATTTCAGCGTGCTCGAAAACCATTTTCTCGGCGCCGCCGACAATGTCGAGCGGATGCGCGAAAGCGTGATCGGCAGCTTCGACCTTTATGCCACCCGCACCGCCCAGGAAACGAACGACCTCGTCCGGCTGCTGACGCTCGTCACGGTGGCGACCGGCCTTGCCGCCGCGATCGCCGGCATCTTCGGGATGAACTTCGAGGTGCCCTTCTTCAAATGGGGCGAGGTCGGCTTCGCGATCACGCTGGTGATGATGGTCGGGGTCGCGCTCGCCCTGTTCATCATCGCCTGGCGGCGCGGCTGGCTGTCCCCGACCTGAGCCGGAACTTCATTCGGCCTCGACCTGCTCGCACAGCCAGCGGGCGATGGTCGGCGCCGCGAACGGCTTGCCGATCACCGGCG
This window harbors:
- a CDS encoding SGNH/GDSL hydrolase family protein; this encodes MLTSALLAAASLAAAAPVATLEPAAGPPAGIAALAVRVVGRAEPVPGGGWRRQWPGTYFEAEVRGSRAYLRLGAGRAALRVTVDGAPPLAFVSNGGGWRLLDGMGGGLHRLRVDVASESQAGASEFGGIYAARSAQMSLPSRRQHRIEFVGDSYTVGYGNLSPTSQCSEEQVWQTTDTTRGIAPRIAGRFAADYRVNAISGRGVVRNYNGFAADPLPAAYPYTLFDHGRREDDRSWRPQLVVVSLGTNDFSTPLHAGERWADRAALHADYEASYARFVETLHARFPGAYVLLWATDQLQGEFAAETAKVVAQLRRRGDRRVGAVTVGGLAMTACNGHPGLADDGRIADAILAFLAAHPEARAGLGR
- a CDS encoding magnesium transporter CorA family protein: MDPDHSDGASGAFFYDAEGRDHALDMRNLDKLPKTGPEQLIWFDIDRSDTAAIARVGEMLALSPETIEAMGSGDAVPRLASYEKYFHFSLTRADVQEKPVINFAVCERWLLTVRDGEVPYFTAYRERDRGESLIGRLSPLMLAGSLIDWHFEGYQEAVATMQRDLDRLDSAILGRRRARPPLSDLARMRLNVARLRRRLDGHRPLVHALLRPDFPRVSEEKQGEYFSVLENHFLGAADNVERMRESVIGSFDLYATRTAQETNDLVRLLTLVTVATGLAAAIAGIFGMNFEVPFFKWGEVGFAITLVMMVGVALALFIIAWRRGWLSPT